A single window of Psychromonas ingrahamii 37 DNA harbors:
- a CDS encoding quaternary amine ABC transporter ATP-binding protein gives MPIPPQPVIKCESVYKIFGDNAAKILEQSDGKVETASLLEAGCVIGVNNASFEVHKGEILVIMGLSGSGKSTLLRCISRLFDTTAGDIFIDGEDLLAMNEKELINIRRNKMGMVFQSFALLPHKTVLENIALPLQVKGMSTNDSMDRAMDMVNLVELTGRENYFPRQLSGGQQQRVGIARSLAVEPDIWFLDEPFSALDPLIRREMQDEFLRLQTVLHKTILFVTHDFDEALRLADRIAIMKDGVIEQIDTPGNIVLNPATEYVARFTRGVPRERVLSCQTIMEEYDASVEMSDITVSEHAIIDTVAKPVLTEVHPVAVTAAEGNIVGVLNRNIIMDVLFDEANSMPVNTSDESQT, from the coding sequence ATGCCAATACCACCTCAGCCGGTCATTAAGTGTGAGTCTGTCTATAAAATTTTTGGCGACAACGCTGCAAAAATACTGGAACAGTCAGACGGAAAAGTAGAAACAGCATCATTACTTGAAGCCGGATGTGTCATCGGCGTTAACAATGCCTCTTTTGAAGTGCACAAAGGTGAGATACTCGTCATCATGGGCCTATCAGGCTCTGGTAAATCAACCCTTTTGCGCTGTATTTCACGCCTGTTCGACACTACTGCAGGCGATATATTTATTGATGGTGAAGACCTGCTTGCCATGAATGAAAAAGAACTTATCAACATTCGTCGTAACAAAATGGGCATGGTATTCCAAAGTTTTGCTCTCCTTCCTCACAAAACAGTGCTAGAAAATATTGCCTTACCATTACAAGTAAAAGGTATGAGCACCAATGACAGCATGGACCGTGCGATGGATATGGTAAATTTAGTCGAGCTCACCGGTCGTGAGAATTACTTCCCACGCCAGCTCTCTGGTGGCCAGCAACAACGTGTCGGCATTGCTCGTTCATTGGCTGTAGAACCTGATATCTGGTTCCTCGATGAGCCCTTCTCAGCTCTGGACCCTCTTATTCGCAGGGAGATGCAAGACGAGTTCTTACGTTTACAGACTGTATTACATAAGACCATATTATTCGTTACCCACGACTTTGATGAAGCGCTCCGCCTTGCCGACCGCATCGCCATTATGAAAGATGGTGTCATCGAACAAATTGATACCCCGGGCAATATCGTACTCAACCCCGCCACGGAATACGTCGCCAGATTTACCCGTGGCGTGCCACGCGAGCGCGTACTCTCCTGCCAAACCATCATGGAAGAATATGATGCCTCTGTAGAGATGAGTGACATCACTGTATCTGAACACGCCATTATAGACACAGTAGCAAAACCCGTGCTAACCGAGGTGCATCCAGTGGCTGTCACTGCTGCAGAAGGTAATATTGTTGGTGTGTTAAACCGCAACATCATTATGGACGTCTTGTTTGATGAAGCTAACAGCATGCCAGTGAATACATCAGATGAGAGCCAAACCTAA